Part of the Chanos chanos chromosome 5, fChaCha1.1, whole genome shotgun sequence genome, atttAATGCTTTAGTGTATCTGAGTAAGCAAGTGAGAGTACACACTGATGGAAGTTTATTGTGTGCTGCCTTGAAGGTAGGCCAGCTCATCAGGCAAAGATTGCTCCCTGGCATCCAGCCACATCTCACTGAATGGTGTCTCTTGTTTGGTTTATCGTCCATGTTAAATGATAAACAGCGACTGTTTCTCTCAAGCATACCCACTGCCATTTACACATACATCTAGAAAGGACCATTTATTTAACCCACATTAGAACATGCTCCACTTCAAAGGAATGATCATGTGCAAATATGACATTTTAGGCATTGCTTGGGCATGTTAGTTCTATGACACCAGATGTTATATATGGATGAGTCACCCCTAAGAAACAAAGTCTACCACTGGACATGATCGTTACTGTAGAGAACAAATGTCCTCATAAGCTTATTCTTCTAAAATGCTTTGCAGACTACCTCTGCATGTTAACACTATCAGCTTTTCATGAAGTACTACTCTAATGAAAGGTTTTTACTCTTTAATTGCTATAATTTCACTATATTCGAGCTGGATCTAATTATAGGGTTTATTAACTTATGTTTTCTCGGAGCATTATTTGATGCCATCATTGGAGAGAAAAATGGTTCCAGGTTGGCAGTTCCGACACTTTGGTGGAATCTGATAAATTAACGGTCTGGAAAAGCataattatgcttttttttttcccctttgacaCTGATTACAACTTTGGCCTGGTGTCATCTTTTATCACGGTACGCTTGCATGACATTTCACGTAGAACTGCTTGAATGTTTATGCATATCTTTacacaaagtttaaaaaaaaaaaaactaaaatggaCAACAAAAATGGTACTTGCTGCATTGAGGGTTTAATGGGCTACATTTTGGTAGCACTACAGTTCTTGCAACAGTGAGTAcataaaacaacagtaaaagATTTACTGGAACAATTTTTGGTATCCTAATTAGTAGGatatattttattaaaactCAAAAGTGGACAACAGCTTTACAAATTACTAAGTTGGTCTGTGTAATTTCAGTTTTGGTTTATGAGgtttaaaatatacatttgacAGAGCAATTATTACATTAATCCCACAGATATGTATTTAAGAGGTTAATATATCATGGAACATTTGTTGTTTCTTGTCAACTGAAGTCTCTGCTGAGAATTTTCCAAACATTCAAGAGAAAACCAGAGATATTGTCATAAATCAACACAGACTGCTGAGATTAATGTTTCCCAGTACTGGAGGCACATTTAAACAGTAAAAAGCAAGtataaatttatattttaaaaaaacgaaaaagtGTGGTATTATGAGATTAAAAGATGAGATTCTACATAACGCTTGCCTATGCTCAACATGGTAGTCAGGTTAGCATAATTACAGTGATTTGTATGCCCCAATGATTTCTGCCTCCATTTCTTCCAAGTGGATAAaagtaagtgcgtgtgtgtgtgtgtgtgtgtgtgtgtttcattggtTACTTACAAATCCAGCTGTGGAAAATAATAGTTCAAATATGTCTTGCTGGCATTTGCtactgtcaaaaaaagaaagtgaagaaaaaaaaaataccagctCTTAGAATGCCCCCTGTTGGTGTCATTAAAGTCATCTGTCTGACAGGAATTAAATAAAACAGGAGGATTTTTTCAATTATATTAATTTCTTAACAAAAACCACAATAGCTGATactagaactttttttttactgaatgctatatcatttttcacatttgatAAAACTATTCAGTGTGGAATACTAAAGAAAGTAAAATTCTTTACTAATTTGGAAAATAGTTGCTTCACAGTAACTGCTGTAAAGTCTGAGTTTAATTGGATCAGCCTCACGTGGCCCATTGGCTGAGACAAAGTCTCGGTGATTTCCGCGAATCATTACAGCTGGCAGCTCCCTGTATGTGCCACCTTCACTGAGTAACTTAATACACTTAAATGCAGACAAAGTCTTAAAAACAGGGACTCTACTGAGCTGCAGTTACAGTATTCAACTGGAAAAGCTGCACAGGGCACTGATTCATTATTCGCCCCTGTAAACCacaatatttttgtctgtttcgtGCACTTTGATCTCATAGAGCATGTTAGGGGGGAGCAAATGTACTAAGCTGTCCCAAATATACACGGCCACATTTTCAGTCGTGCTGCAAAGAAGAAGCAAGAAAAACGCATTAACACAATTGAGTTAAGAAAGcagaacaaataaatgaagtaaGGTAATGAAATTTGGGCATAATGTATAGCAGATGAATCATAATTTTGTGACTGGAAGAGTTTTAGACTCATACCTAACAACATTGGCAAAGTATGGCACGTCCTTGTCAAGATTTTTATGGTCAAGCGGTTTCATGATAGCCTGCTGTAAATTGAACGaaaaatgtatatgtgaatTCTATTCATGCTTTTTTCTATTCATTCTATTCATGCTATTCATTCAACACTCAAAAGAACTTAAAATAAAGCAGTGTATCGTTGTTGAACCTTTTACTTCAAAACAATATACTTacaaaatgctccaaaatctTGGTGTGGTCTATGATATTTGAAGTACTTTATTACTTCATTGAAGCCACAGAAAGGATCTCACCTCTATGTATTGTTTCAAGTCGGTGAGGTTCATCACCATGCCGGTCTGCCGGTCAATCTGTGAAAAGATAAATCACAGCTATTCTAGGTTTCTCTGGATGCACAAAGACGATTTATAGACTACACACTGGTGAGAATCCACTGTTACTACCTGGCACATGACACTGCTGAATGCTGTATATCACAATAGCTCATATGACATACTTTGTAAGAGATCAAATATTAATTATATTTCAGAAATATACATAGTCCATGTAGTGCATACCTTTCCTCGTACTGTCACCTCAACTGAAAAGATAGAACATATACAATTATCTGAGATAATGCAGGTGGAAAATGGTGAAAATTCAGTCAAATCTGAGTGAGGATCTGTGTATGGTGGCCTTGAGAAGTTGGCAGTAAAATTCAGTGACTCCGTACAGAACTAACCTTTGTAATTATGGCCATGGCCATGAGGGTTGTTACATTTTCCAAATatcttcttgttttcttcatcaCTTAATGATTTactaaacagacataaaaatcaaacataaaaatacatataagcGTACAGCgtcaaatcacacaaaaaagacctttctcgttGACATCAGATTTGCATAAAAATACAACTCCCATAGTTCTCTTGGGTCAACGCAACAGGTTTCAGTCGTAGCAAGCTGTTAAGACTATGAGGGATCACACAAAGCAACGTTCAAGAATCTCGTTCTAAATTGTCACAGCTTAACAACACATGCAGCTTCACGTACACATATGTTCTGTACACCGTTTGTAGAACTGATGTCCGTAAGATCTGTGCACTGTAAAACTATAGATGACGTGCAATTCGATGCATATAATGTTGGTTACTCCTGCAGTTACGGAAAACGCAACCTTTACAGAGCTAAGCGATATATTGTGCTCACGTAAGATACTAATTCAGATCACCTCTACGCTCTAAAAACAGGCAAATACCCATTATTTGACAGGAAAATAAAGCATCAGTATTTACCTGTGCAAGCGATGGCAAGCACTAAAACTCTCCACTCGTGTAATGTAACATATACGCTCAGCAACACCGCTTCCATTATTTGTTTCACCCTCCATTGTACCCTCAAGAGACTGCACTATTGTTTGTGACACTGTTTTATTAGTAATGTTTCTTTTGAAAGATCGTAAGCTAGCAGGGTACTATGGAACTACACTTATTAAAAAGCAGCAGTCTGATTGGGACAGACAGGGTGCCGCCTTCATCCGGGAACGTTAGTATAAGCATACGCAAGCATTTAACCGATTAAAGTGTGACATTAACATTTTCAAAGCATGTTAAAACAGAGGGTAAATGACTAAAAAAAGAgcttaaataaataagcagTGTATCATTCAATTTAATTTTACTAATCGTATTAAAATACATGTTTCATCTTGTTTGCCGGAGTTTTAAgcctttatttattcattcattcattcattcacttatttatttatttatttatttttaatgagcaAATGTTCGAGAACGGAATCAGGAACAATTCAACTATCATAGTAGTAGCTTATACATACTATTCTATTATACCAcgatagtatttgttttttatgatcTTGTGTGAGATTTTCATAACTTCAGGATATCTCTATATTTCAATTCATATTGTCTGAATTATTCATGTCTTATATTCTTACTTTGCCATATTAGATGTCTTTTCACACAGCACATTAAAATCAGGTGAATAATAAATTATTTCTTGCTCATTTACTGGCTCGTGATGCAGTCATACTTGTTTGGGCCTTTAACCAACCGTGAACAGTCTTATCCCTGTATGACACACAGAAGTTTATGTCAGTCTTTTAAAGTCTTTCAGTTAGACTTAATATGTATTACcaataaacaaaagaagcaaTGTGAAATGGAGTACTTTGCTGCATGCGATAGGTTTCAACCACAAGAGGTGAGTTATGCAACTGTGTGGAACCGTATGGCAATTTAatcaaaatgtattaaataagATCAGGAGGTCTCCTGCTGTCAGATAAGCCCAGAAGGTTAATCTCTTATGGCTAACTCCTTATCTAATATGATATGTTCCAGGAAAAAGTCTAACTGTGCTCTTCAATCAAATCAAAAAATGGCCTAACCAGTGTGAGAAATCCATCCCTCTTAATCCAGAACAATACGAATTTGCGTTTAAATAGCTGACCACTTAATTGCACAGAACTATCGGTGAAGAAGTGACTGAGGCCTTCACCTCCAAGACCATACCGTGCACAATGGGGAACAGTAAAAGTGGTTCGCTCTCTAAAGAGCTCCTGGAGGACttgaaattaaacacaaaatacagtGAGGAGCAGCTGTATACCTGGTACCAGACCTTCTTGAGAGAGTGCCCAAGCGGTCGGATCAGCAAGGAGCAATTTGAGAACATCTATGCCAGTTTCTTCCCAGACGCTGACCCAAAAGCATACGCCCAGCATGTTTTCCGAAGCTTTGATACGGACAGCGATGGCACCCTGGACTTTAAGGAGTACATTGTGGCTCTGCATCTCACTTCATCTGGGAAGACCATGCAAAAGCTTGAGTGGGCCTTCGCCTTGTATGACGTCGACCGGAACGGTACCATAACCAAGAACGAAATTCACGAAATCGTCAAGGTgatattttaagaaaaacattGCTGTTCATTAAAATGTGGTAACCTTGTAATCCTGTATCATCCACTCACTTACCAACAGTTTATGTCACATCTCGAAAGATCTAAGGTGtcaacacaaaaaataaataaataaattgaaccCTGTTAATTTTGCAAATGATTGTTTGCTAACCTGCTATAGTAAACTGTatcagtatttcttttttttactagtATTAACAATAGTACtatatctgtttgtgtatggtcAATATTGCAGTCAATATTCAACATGATCTCCAAAGAAGACCAGAAAAATCTCCCTGATGATGAAAACACCcctgaaaaaagaacagataaaaTCTGGAATTTTTTtgggaagaaagaaaatggtaAGAGCTTGTTTCAATTCACTGACTAAGGTTTAAAGTTATTTGAAAGCTGCTACAGTTACTGATGTCTATTCTCAGCATTGTTCTTCATTTCCTTTTACAGATAAAATAACAGAAGGAGAGTTCATTCAAGGAGTGATGGACAATAAGAATATTCTCAGACTGATCCAATTTGACGAACCACAGAAGGTCCAAGAGAGGCTAAAAGAGAAGAAGCAGTAACTTTTGAGGTTACAGTTTTTTTCATCAGCTTTAATAAGGTTCTTTTAAACTGTTGTtatttacatttctgtgtatACTTTTACACCACACAGAACAATCATATCTGATTACAtgttagaaaagaaaaatcaaatcatCTGGAATATTTTACAGCTTGAAATGAGTAGTAAAATAATTtacaacaaatgaaatgaacagatgaCCATCCATCAGCACAAACAGGAAAGACATATATTCTCATTTACCTCTAATAGCAATTGCTAATAGCAATAATCCGCAAAAAGATTATAAAAGTTTCCCTAGCAATATGCACGATGATTAAaccattaaatataaatatatatatatattatatatatatatgtaagttGCATCATTGGTCATTTTACCAAAGTTGGACATCTCCTGGAGGTTCATTCATGAAAACAGTCTTATGTCcacaacatacacaacattCAGTTACTACTGGTCAGTCTGCAGGAAGAAAAAGTCCActtaatatacagtatattcagTTCTTTCCAAAGCATATTCTGAATTCTTTTCAATCACCCAAATAGTAACCACTTCACAAATATATGTAAATCAATGTATCTAAATCACTGATATAAGAGTTTACAAAGGAACTCTTTCCGAAAATGTCATTAATATCATCACAAAACAACTATGTACAACTGTGAGACGAAAATTATAGTTAGCTTTTTAGTGGAATGCTATTACTTTGTAGAAAAAGATCTCTTCCCGATTTCACAGTAAAGAAAACTGAGAAGTCAAAAAAGCTTAGAGTGGAAGTTAACGGAAGGCCAAGTTTAAATGCTCTGTAAACATTAGCATTTCTTTTAACCGTATGACTGCAGTACCAACATCTGCACAATGTTTAATTGTCCTGTCAATTGTTTATATGCTTTTGTGGTAAGTGTTCTCATTCCAGTGGCAGGGCACACCTGCACAGCAAGGATTCTTTGTCCTCAGAACTGTCTGAAACTGCACTGGAAATATTGTATCAGTGTGAGAGTGGATCTTTAATGTGCATGTAGTCTCTAAGCTTGGAAGATTGCACACTAAGACTATGCCCTGTAAATGGTCTCTGTATTCTACAAAATAACCAACTGgtttagtgtgtctgtggaggacAAGTCTTGAGGAGTCTGGAGCACAAAATTATTCAATTTacattcaaaatgtatttgatattgtataaaatgtgatgtgtttggattaATAAGTcacagagtattttttttttaattcaaaccTACATCCATGACGTGTAACTACCGTTGTCTTCTCCCTACATGCTCTCCAGTTTGTACTTGCAAAATCTTGTTATCTGTCGATGCTAATATAGAACTGTGCGAAAATGCTTTTGCCCCGTAAGATAAAACAatgcacactgaaaaaaattcacatttgaTCCATAGGAAATCTAAAAACTTGGAAAAGTACCAAACATGAGTTCAACTGGTGAAGTGTAAATGTAAAGATCTCTTTAGAATTCTGgaattcatgtatttatgtattttgtacAGCAAAAACGCAGAAGAATACACAGTTCATTTCACAGATGTAAAGtgataaatatacacaaatatacatctTGAGTTACAAATTTGTACAAAAACTCTTAAGCAGGAGTCTTTTTAAGATTTGAAAGATGTGGAAGAAGTTAAAACTCGCTCTCTTCTAAGATCTCTTCCATAGTTTCTCCCATCGTCATTTCTCCATCACTGCTGGAGAGACTCTTCCTTGGGTGAAACTCCGGCCCTGTGGCTCGTCCACGTCTAACTTCTCCCCCTGATTGGACGGCCACTTGCAACAGCTGCGTTTGTTTGGGTGCGCTGCCCTCCTCGAATGACTCACTCTGTTCTGAGGGGTGTCTGGGTTGCTTCTTTGGGCATTTCCATAAATATTTTGGATTTATGTCTGCAAAGCAGTTGTGAACCTCAAAATGGTTGGCAAAAAGAAAGACTTGCCATCGCTTCTTCAGCTCAGCTTGAACCTAGAAATtagaaagataaataaaactgtgtaCCTTTGTGTATCACAAATCACAACTGCTATTATTAGCtacataataattataatatatttatcgaaatgcagaaaaaaagcgACACTTACAAAAGCTTCAGTCTAAGCAACTCACCTCTCCATTTgcaaaacaatacaacacagcaaTCAGAAAGCCCTGAGAAATACACAGTATCAGTTAAATCAGAATGGTGTTGAAGGAAATCAttaaaacagatgaatgaaatattttagtCATACCTGGAAAGAGCTCATTGTCAGGTGGATGAAGTTGCGAACATACCGGCTGCTTCCCTCAACAGACTCATCTATGATCATGGAGAACACCACTTCATGAATTCCAA contains:
- the pts gene encoding 6-pyruvoyl tetrahydrobiopterin synthase → MEGETNNGSGVAERICYITRVESFSACHRLHSKSLSDEENKKIFGKCNNPHGHGHNYKVEVTVRGKIDRQTGMVMNLTDLKQYIEQAIMKPLDHKNLDKDVPYFANVVSTTENVAVYIWDSLVHLLPPNMLYEIKVHETDKNIVVYRGE
- the rcvrnb gene encoding recoverin b produces the protein MGNSKSGSLSKELLEDLKLNTKYSEEQLYTWYQTFLRECPSGRISKEQFENIYASFFPDADPKAYAQHVFRSFDTDSDGTLDFKEYIVALHLTSSGKTMQKLEWAFALYDVDRNGTITKNEIHEIVKSIFNMISKEDQKNLPDDENTPEKRTDKIWNFFGKKENDKITEGEFIQGVMDNKNILRLIQFDEPQKVQERLKEKKQ